A single window of Candidatus Terasakiella magnetica DNA harbors:
- a CDS encoding ribbon-helix-helix domain-containing protein yields the protein MTLSLVSRNVVISGQRTSFRLEPEMWSALDHICEEEHTNLHTLCTWISDYKPRSNRTSAIRAFIVAYLRAQLDGKKSSQHGPNCPCHKQDDMSEELCTILTH from the coding sequence ATGACTTTATCATTGGTGAGCCGCAACGTGGTCATTTCAGGACAACGTACAAGCTTCCGTCTAGAACCGGAAATGTGGTCGGCACTTGACCATATTTGTGAAGAAGAACATACCAATTTACATACATTATGTACGTGGATTTCTGATTATAAACCGCGTTCCAACAGGACGTCGGCAATCCGTGCTTTTATTGTGGCCTATCTACGTGCACAACTGGATGGCAAGAAATCTTCTCAGCATGGGCCGAACTGTCCATGCCATAAGCAAGATGACATGAGCGAAGAGCTCTGCA
- the cobS gene encoding cobaltochelatase subunit CobS, whose translation MTDVTGTQAFPLTQPDTTVDVRKTFGIDIDMDVPAFSEGNEYVPDLDETYRFDKETTLAILAGFAHNRRVMVQGYHGTGKSSHIEQVAARLNWPCVRINLDSHISRIDLVGKDAIVLKDGKQVTEFREGILPWALQHPCALVFDEYDAGRPDVMFVIQRILEVEGKLTLLDQNRVIRPHDHFRMFATANTIGLGDTTGLYHGTQQINQGQMDRWSMVQTLNYLPHDEECEIVLAKLPELDNEEGRKNVSAMVELADLTRQSFINGDISTVMSPRTVITWAENAKIFGGDMGYSFRVTFLNKCDEMERPVVAEFYQRCFDEDLPLSAARVALS comes from the coding sequence ATGACTGACGTTACTGGCACACAAGCCTTTCCTTTGACGCAACCTGATACAACAGTGGATGTGCGCAAGACATTCGGTATTGATATCGATATGGACGTTCCGGCCTTTTCTGAAGGAAATGAATATGTGCCTGATCTGGACGAAACCTATCGCTTTGATAAAGAAACCACCTTGGCGATTTTAGCAGGCTTTGCCCATAACCGTCGTGTGATGGTGCAAGGCTATCACGGTACAGGGAAATCGTCTCATATTGAACAGGTGGCAGCGCGCCTAAACTGGCCCTGTGTGCGCATCAACCTTGATAGCCATATCAGCCGAATTGATCTGGTGGGTAAAGACGCCATTGTGCTTAAAGATGGCAAGCAGGTGACAGAGTTTCGTGAAGGCATCCTGCCTTGGGCCTTGCAACACCCTTGCGCCCTTGTATTTGATGAATATGATGCAGGTCGCCCCGATGTGATGTTTGTGATCCAGCGTATTTTGGAAGTTGAAGGTAAGCTGACCTTGCTTGACCAAAACCGTGTTATTCGCCCCCATGACCATTTCCGCATGTTTGCCACAGCCAATACCATTGGCCTTGGTGATACAACGGGCCTTTATCATGGCACGCAACAGATCAACCAAGGCCAGATGGACCGTTGGTCTATGGTACAGACGCTTAATTATCTGCCCCATGATGAGGAATGCGAAATCGTTTTGGCAAAATTGCCGGAGCTTGATAATGAAGAAGGGCGCAAAAACGTCAGTGCCATGGTGGAACTTGCCGATCTGACCCGTCAAAGCTTTATCAATGGCGATATCTCCACCGTCATGTCCCCACGAACAGTGATTACATGGGCAGAAAATGCCAAGATTTTTGGGGGCGATATGGGCTATTCCTTCCGCGTGACCTTCTTAAATAAATGTGACGAGATGGAACGCCCCGTAGTGGCAGAGTTTTATCAACGCTGTTTTGATGAAGACTTGCCTTTAAGTGCGGCGCGCGTGGCGCTGAGCTAA
- a CDS encoding BolA family protein, with the protein MSVAEKMEEKLKKALKPQFLKLEDESFRHAGHAGANPQGESHFQLLIVSSAFENVSRVQRQRMVYDVLADEMQGRVHALALKTLTPNEYKNTE; encoded by the coding sequence ATGTCCGTTGCTGAAAAAATGGAAGAAAAACTAAAAAAGGCGCTTAAGCCCCAGTTTTTAAAGCTTGAAGACGAATCGTTTCGTCATGCAGGTCATGCGGGTGCAAACCCACAAGGTGAAAGCCATTTCCAACTTCTAATCGTTTCAAGTGCGTTTGAGAATGTTTCGCGTGTTCAACGTCAGCGCATGGTTTATGATGTTTTAGCCGATGAAATGCAGGGTCGAGTCCATGCATTGGCCCTTAAAACACTTACCCCAAATGAGTATAAAAACACCGAATAA
- a CDS encoding J domain-containing protein, protein MNFKSDLRFNSRFWEEPENEIDPDTPKCAWPDCEDYGEFKAPKSRDTLRNYHHFCLDHVREYNKRWNYYEGMNTADIERDMRKDYTWDRPSWNFGTFKNGRGAGGAGFKDDFGFFNQDGSFKNEPEDDIAQYEWEERKAFALLDLKPPVSQDELKARYKVLVKKYHPDANNGDKDAEERFKIISQAYTLLKNVIID, encoded by the coding sequence GTGAACTTTAAAAGTGATCTTCGCTTCAATAGCCGTTTCTGGGAAGAGCCAGAAAACGAGATTGACCCGGACACGCCAAAATGTGCGTGGCCCGATTGCGAGGACTATGGCGAGTTTAAAGCCCCAAAATCGCGCGATACTTTGCGCAATTACCATCACTTCTGCCTTGATCATGTGCGTGAATATAATAAACGCTGGAATTACTATGAAGGTATGAACACAGCCGATATTGAACGCGACATGCGCAAAGATTACACATGGGATCGCCCAAGCTGGAATTTTGGCACCTTTAAAAACGGGCGCGGTGCAGGCGGGGCTGGCTTTAAGGATGATTTTGGCTTTTTCAACCAAGATGGCAGCTTTAAAAATGAGCCCGAAGATGACATTGCCCAATATGAATGGGAAGAGCGCAAAGCCTTTGCCTTGCTCGACCTGAAGCCCCCTGTGAGCCAAGATGAGTTAAAGGCGCGCTATAAGGTTTTGGTAAAGAAATATCACCCTGATGCCAATAATGGGGATAAAGACGCAGAAGAACGCTTCAAAATCATCAGCCAAGCCTATACATTGCTTAAAAACGTAATTATCGATTAA
- a CDS encoding helix-turn-helix domain-containing protein — protein MSDIVNKKRADDVDRFVGEKIRERRIMLGLTQQELAKGIGVTYQQAHKYEQGVNRVSAGRLFEIARMLNTPVEFFFDGVGGETQRETNPRERMGLELSRHFSMIRNEKYQEAISSLARALADEK, from the coding sequence ATGTCGGATATAGTAAACAAAAAACGAGCCGATGATGTAGACCGTTTTGTCGGCGAAAAAATCCGTGAACGCCGCATTATGCTTGGCCTGACGCAACAAGAGCTTGCAAAAGGAATCGGTGTGACTTACCAGCAGGCGCATAAGTACGAGCAAGGTGTAAACCGTGTTTCAGCAGGTCGCTTGTTTGAAATTGCCCGTATGCTCAATACACCCGTTGAGTTTTTCTTTGACGGTGTTGGTGGTGAAACGCAGCGCGAAACCAACCCGCGCGAACGTATGGGGCTGGAGCTTTCGCGCCATTTCTCTATGATTCGCAACGAAAAATACCAAGAAGCGATTTCCAGCCTGGCGCGTGCGCTGGCGGACGAAAAATAA